The Chryseolinea soli nucleotide sequence TCCTGCTCACCCCTTTCGTTTTGCTGGCTCAAGATGATAAAGCTGCACGCCCGAGTCCGCCCGCACAAGCATCCGCTACAGTAAACGGCAAAACCATCACGATCGATTACGGACAACCGTCTGTTAAAGGTCGAAAAATTTGGGGAGAATTGGTGCCCTATGGCCAGGTATGGCGTGCGGGCGCCAACGAAACCACCGCTTTTACGCTTTCTGCCGATGCCATGGTGGAAGGTAAAAAACTATCGGCCGGCAAGTACGCATTCTTTATTATCCCCACCGAAAATGAGGCGACGGTTATTTTTAACAAGACCATCAAGTGGGGAGCCTTCAGCTATAAACAGGACGAGGATGTTTTGCGGATCAGTGTGCCGGTAAAAAAGTCAAAAGCGTTTGCCGAAAAATTAACCTACATGGTTTCGCCTAAAGGCGAGGTGTCGCTGGCCTGGGAAAACTCGGTCATTGTCTTTGCTGTGAAGTAATGCTTGTATGCTGGTTTGTGTCACGCTAAGATAACCGCTCATGATGGCTAACTACACACTTCTGGCCGTGCGCAATTTGCTGAAGCAGCGTGGCTATGCGCTGGTCAACATTTTCGGGCTTGCTGTCGGATTGGGGGCTGCGATCTGCATACTGCTCTATGTCAGAGATGAGCTCACGTTCGACCGCATGCATCCCGATGTAGAGCACCTGTATCGCATTGGCTTTTGGCGCGAGGCCCCCAATGGCGAGGCCGGTGGTTCATCCTACTCCCCTGCCGGTTGGGACAACTACATCCAATCCAACTACGAGGGTGTGGGTGCCATCACGAGTTTTATCCGGCGTGGCATGCCCACCAGCATCCACGATGTTCAGCACGACAAGATCGTACTCGCGGAAGACAAGGACATTATCTGGGCCGAGCCTTCCATCACAAACGTATTGTCGATCCCGATCGTGAAGGGGGCGAAAACCAATCCGCTGAAGGAGGTCAATAGCATCATGCTCACAGAAAGCGCGGCACGCGATGTTTTTGGAGAGGACGATCCCATCGGAAAAATTCTGACCGTCTCGAACATGTTTGCCACCAACGGACAAAAGGTGGAGATGCTGGTTACGGCGGTGATAAAGGATTTCCCTTCCAACACGCACATCGACCCAAAATATATTGCCAATATCTTTGCGCTCAAGCCCTTCAACGAAGACCTGGAGAACCGTCTGAACACCAGCATGGGCTACGGCAACACGCAGTTTTGGTCGGAGTCATTCTTTGTGTGCAGCGATCCGGAGAAAATTGGAGTCATCAAGGTCGACCTTCAGAAGCGCGCCAACGAAATTGTCGCAAAGGAAAATCTTCAATTCAAATTCAAGCCGGTGATCCGCAAGATCACGGAGGCGCACTTCGATAAAGAAG carries:
- a CDS encoding DUF2911 domain-containing protein encodes the protein MKKHALLFCILLTPFVLLAQDDKAARPSPPAQASATVNGKTITIDYGQPSVKGRKIWGELVPYGQVWRAGANETTAFTLSADAMVEGKKLSAGKYAFFIIPTENEATVIFNKTIKWGAFSYKQDEDVLRISVPVKKSKAFAEKLTYMVSPKGEVSLAWENSVIVFAVK